A genomic segment from Pseudomonas mendocina encodes:
- a CDS encoding carbohydrate ABC transporter permease — MKVQNNKAWWLVLPVFLLVAFSAIVPMMTVVNYSVQDIFDPATRYFVGVDWYRQVLQDPRLHDSLLRQFIFSACVLLIEIPLGIAIALCMPTRGRWASLCLILMAIPLLIPWNVVGTIWQIFGRADIGLMGWALNSLGISYNYAANTMDAWVTVLIMDVWHWTSLVALLCYSGLRAIPDVYYQAARIDRASNWAVFRHIQLPKLKSVLLIAVMLRFMDSFMIYTEPFVLTGGGPGNATTFLSQTLTQMAVGQFDLGPAAAFSLVYFLIILLVSWLFYTAMTHDDKTR, encoded by the coding sequence ATGAAGGTGCAGAACAACAAGGCCTGGTGGCTGGTGCTGCCGGTGTTCCTGCTGGTGGCCTTCAGCGCCATCGTGCCGATGATGACGGTGGTCAACTACTCGGTGCAGGACATCTTCGACCCGGCCACGCGCTACTTCGTCGGCGTCGACTGGTATCGCCAGGTGCTGCAGGACCCACGCCTGCACGACTCATTGCTGCGTCAATTTATCTTCTCCGCCTGCGTGCTGCTGATCGAGATTCCGCTAGGGATCGCTATCGCTCTGTGCATGCCGACGCGCGGGCGCTGGGCCTCGCTGTGTCTGATCCTGATGGCCATTCCGCTGCTGATCCCGTGGAACGTAGTGGGCACCATCTGGCAGATTTTCGGTCGCGCCGATATCGGCCTGATGGGCTGGGCGCTGAACAGTCTGGGCATTAGCTACAACTACGCTGCTAACACCATGGATGCTTGGGTGACGGTGCTGATCATGGACGTCTGGCACTGGACCTCGCTGGTGGCGCTGCTGTGCTACTCAGGCCTGCGCGCCATTCCCGACGTCTATTACCAGGCGGCGCGCATCGACCGTGCGTCGAACTGGGCGGTGTTCCGCCATATCCAGTTGCCCAAGCTGAAAAGCGTGCTGCTGATCGCGGTGATGCTGCGCTTCATGGACAGCTTCATGATCTACACCGAGCCCTTCGTGCTCACCGGCGGCGGGCCGGGCAACGCTACCACCTTCCTCAGCCAGACCCTGACGCAAATGGCTGTCGGCCAGTTCGATCTGGGCCCGGCGGCGGCGTTCTCGCTGGTGTACTTCCTGATCATCCTGCTGGTGTCCTGGCTGTTCTACACCGCCATGACCCACGACGACAAAACCCGTTGA